The Salvia miltiorrhiza cultivar Shanhuang (shh) chromosome 2, IMPLAD_Smil_shh, whole genome shotgun sequence DNA window aataataataataataataataataataataataataataattataagttgAATCGATACAAATCCAAGAAGTAGATTTCCAAGTATGTAAAGAGCAATTTAATTAGAAGTGGATTTCCAAGTATGTGGAGCAATTTAATTGACAACGAAGCGCAATTTGTGAACACTATGCTTCTCCTCTAACTAGTAGGAGGTTCGAGCCATTGGGAATATTAGTGttaatgtgttttaatttatttagtaagtaCACTTTTTTTCTAAAGAgcaatttaattgatgttgtaAATGAAATACTTGAAGAAAGCCAATGGAAATATCTGAGGTAGCTCAAGACTAATTTAATCATAGGAgatgtcaagattcatgggacaaGACAAATCCTAGGTGACACTATTATAAATTCTGTTTAATCCACCAAACCAAACAGCCCACGCCTCACAAAAGTAAAACTACTCAAGAAACAAATCAGCCAGTAACCAAATAAGAGCCACCAAATCcacaaaaatcatcaaatatcatAACATAAAACATGTCAAAATTCACAAACACCTTACATTGTTACACTAAACTCAGCAGCATTCAGGTGAAAAAACCTAACTTAGTTCTTCCCATTCTCAGCTGCGTGATCCTCTTTCCCTATCGCGACCACCACCTTCTTCAGCACGAACTCCGTAGGCTGATGCGAGTTCTCCACAGCCTTCGATATCCCCTGCCACCTCTCCCCGTGCTTCGGGTCTGCCGCGACGCATCTGTTCAGCACATCCCTCTGCATATCCTCGCCACCGTGCTGGAGCTCGAATTTGTAGTACAGCGCCCAGAAATCCCCAATATCCGGAGCCAGCGTCACAGCCCGGTTGAACCACGACCTCGCCTTGTCAACCTTCCTATCGTGCCAGAATATCTTCCCCACAGCAGCGAGGACGTGAGGGTCGTCCCCGCACCTCTTGTACGCGTCCCTGCTCTTCGTCTTCTGCTGGGGCCGAGGCACCATCTCTATGGACGCAGCCCAGAGGATCCCACTGGTCGGGCACTCCTGCAACGCCTTTGCCATCAAGATATCGGCCTCCTTCTTGTGCCCGTGTCGGGACTCAGCTCGCACTGCAGCGAGCCAGAGCTCAGGGTTCTGAGGGTTCTTCTTCCTAGCCATGGTCAGAACCGCGCGAGCCTTACTCAAACCAATCACTTTCTCCTCCAAGTGAGCAAGTGAGAGCCATAAAGGGATACAGTTTGGACAGTGCTTCAGCCCCAACTCGTACGCCTCCTTCGCCTGCTCCAAGTTAGTAAGACGCTCCTCCAACTGCCCGAGCATCAACCAGAGCTTGAAAAATGAAGGGAAAAGCTTCAGCCCTTCATCCAACAACCTCCTCTCCTCTGCAGTGTTCCCCAATTCTCTCTCAACAATCGCGGATTTCATCCACACTCGCTCCGTCCCTCCCCTCTCTCGAGCCTTTGCAAGAAGCATCCTCGCCCTCTCTGGCTCGTGATTCTCAAACTCAAGCTTGAACGCAGCAAGCCAGATCTCCTCCGAGTTAGGGATTGCAGCATATGCTTCTTGAAGAATTGCCCGAGCAGCGGGCACATCCCCAGCAAGCCACTTCTCCTTTGCACCCATGAGCCACAAAACCTCCGCATGTGGTATGTAAGTAACAGCCTTTCGCAGCAGCGCATCCAGAGATTCCCGGGTACCGTGGCTCTTCTCGAGCTGAGCAGCCTTCAGCCATATGCTCTTCTTCGTCAAGAACACGGTGAGAGCATGGGCGTAGATGGCCCTCGCAGTCTCAATCGAGCCTCTCTTCTTGCACTCTTCTGCATCAGCAACCCAAGTCCTCTTCCTATCTTCTTCCTCCACCCCGATTTCAATCGTGTTGTGAATTATCGCCTGACATGTAGCAACAGAGCCAGCTCTCTCAGCTGCCTCAGCCTCCTTCATCCACATTTCTCTATCAATCTCAACGCCTTCCCTCTGCAACGCCCGAATACCCCTCTCTATAATCTTCCCAACCATGCTAGTATTACCATTAGCCTCTTCCAACTTGGCGGCAGTGATCCATATCGCAGGCTCCTTCGAGAGCTTCTCCCTCGCCTTATTCAGCACCTTCTTCGCATTCTCATACGTTTCTAGTCTAGCAAGAGCCAGCCACAGCTCCACGTGCAACGGGCAGCATTCCACAGCTCTCTGCAACAAAAGCCTCGCATCTTCCTCGTTAGCAAGCTCGACCACCGCCTTCCAGAGCCTTACAGAATCCGGGATATGCTCGAGCCCCTTCCTCAACACTCTACTCTTATTCACATCATCCAGCTCAAGCTTCGCTGCCTGCATCCACAGCTTCACCGAATTCGGAATCGCCTTCACACCCCTCGCAATCACAGCCTTGGCATCAGCATGGGAGGCTAAGCGACACGCCTCGAGCCAAACATCTTCGCTTTTTGGACATTCTTCGCATCCTTTTCTGATCAACTGCTGAGCTGCCTGCAGCTTC harbors:
- the LOC131012564 gene encoding protein STABILIZED1-like, which produces MVFVQSPFHKTLTVNLNPSTTTLQALSLHLQRNHLIPISQQRLYLSPRLLSNHENDAVFLSDLGVSPNSTLTLHIPFLGGMQAPVAPKVRTDFLNTKPPPNYVAGLGRGATGFTTRSDIGPARAAPDLPDRSAAAIGAPGAPGVGRGRGKGAGEEEEEEESEEKGYDENQKFDEFEGNDAGLFASAEYDDEDKEADAVWEAIDKRMDSRRKDRREARLKEEIEKYRASNPKITEQFADLKRKLYTLSTEEWDSIPEIGDYSLRNKKKRFESFVPVPDTLLEKARQEKEHVSALDPKSRAAGGTETPWAQTPVTDLTAVGEGRGTVLSLKLDRLSDSVSGLTVVDPKGYLTDLKSMKITSDAEVSDINKARLLLKSVTQTNPKHPHGWIAAARLEEVAGKLQAAQQLIRKGCEECPKSEDVWLEACRLASHADAKAVIARGVKAIPNSVKLWMQAAKLELDDVNKSRVLRKGLEHIPDSVRLWKAVVELANEEDARLLLQRAVECCPLHVELWLALARLETYENAKKVLNKAREKLSKEPAIWITAAKLEEANGNTSMVGKIIERGIRALQREGVEIDREMWMKEAEAAERAGSVATCQAIIHNTIEIGVEEEDRKRTWVADAEECKKRGSIETARAIYAHALTVFLTKKSIWLKAAQLEKSHGTRESLDALLRKAVTYIPHAEVLWLMGAKEKWLAGDVPAARAILQEAYAAIPNSEEIWLAAFKLEFENHEPERARMLLAKARERGGTERVWMKSAIVERELGNTAEERRLLDEGLKLFPSFFKLWLMLGQLEERLTNLEQAKEAYELGLKHCPNCIPLWLSLAHLEEKVIGLSKARAVLTMARKKNPQNPELWLAAVRAESRHGHKKEADILMAKALQECPTSGILWAASIEMVPRPQQKTKSRDAYKRCGDDPHVLAAVGKIFWHDRKVDKARSWFNRAVTLAPDIGDFWALYYKFELQHGGEDMQRDVLNRCVAADPKHGERWQGISKAVENSHQPTEFVLKKVVVAIGKEDHAAENGKN